In the Caenorhabditis elegans chromosome X genome, one interval contains:
- the C28G1.2 gene encoding Serpin domain-containing protein (Confirmed by transcript evidence) has protein sequence MSAQSLSGIETTFGLNLLNSVGCQESYVFSPISWLFVFALLGNEKFNSTVFDKYSDLGFLDSEVRSYLKNDLTDISVRADSGINDVRRNSPNQTRILFNAGWEEKLHEKRSWLFYPSKYNSKVITYLIKEKHVLLNVDDAFQMISIMYENKSLQFVVLVPSKPCGLKKALKKLTKQRFEKLFQESTVQLVQIMIPKLDVLQLLINSKVLGLQPPIKTSLKYKESPRISKMLYRPENRLPYHFRADHPFVFAVLRNGHPVYFGVFS, from the exons ATGAGTGCTCAAAGTCTTTCTGGTATTGAAACCACTTTTGGATTAAACTTACTAAATTCAGTAGGGTGTCAGGAGTCATACGTGTTCTCTCCTATTTCCTGGCTATTTGTTTTTGCTCTTTTGggcaatgaaaaatttaattcaacaGTTTTTGATAAGTATTCCGACTTGGGGTTTCTGGACTCTGAGGTTAGAAGCtacttgaaaaatgatttaactGACATTTCTGTCAGAGCTGATAGCGGCATAAACGATGTTAGAAGAAATTCTCCAAATCAG actagaattttatttaatgCTGGATGGGAAGAGAAGCTGCATGAAAAGCGCTCATGGCTTTTTTATCCTTCAAAGTACAACAGCAAAGTGATTACATACTTGATAAAAGAGAAACATGTTCTGCTCAATGTTGACGACGCTTTTCAA atGATATCAATCATGTatgaaaacaaaagtttgCAATTTGTGGTCCTAGTTCCTTCAAAACCATGCGGGTTGAAAAAAGCCTTAAAG AAGCTCACGAAAcaacgttttgaaaaacttttccaagAGTCAACGGTTCAATTAGTGCAGATCATGATACCTAAACTTGATGTTCTCCAACTTCTCATCAACTCCAAAGTTCTCGGATTGCAGCCGCCGATTAAAACAAGTTTAAAATACAAG GAGTCAccgagaatttcaaaaatgttgtatCGTCCTGAAAACCGTTTACCTTACCATTTTCGTGCAGATCATCCTTTTGTATTTGCCGTACTGAGAAATGGTCATCCAGTTTATTTTGGTGTATTCTCATGA
- the C28G1.10 gene encoding UBC core domain-containing protein (Confirmed by transcript evidence) produces MSTASKRVTNELRNYYSCVSSVDTGIRIKVIEGNIMHLKGIIKGVEETPYEGGIFELDIKIGESYPFKAPTVKFITKIWHPSVSPFDGTICLHDVDNGVWPVSMTIYKVLIVIQSWMSNFNEKEPIDVEILEQATNNREVFEKTAEFWTKRFAGSRRKPYNQECQQKVQLMSRVIRNEELSIIALSYHNWTLPYDVLEQENSL; encoded by the exons ATGAGTACCGCTTCCAAAAGAGTTACAAACGAACTCCGTAATTATTATTCATGTGTCTCCTCTGTCGACACTGGAATAAGAATTAAAGTCATTGAAGGAAACATTATGCATTTAAAG GGAATCATAAAAGGAGTGGAAGAAACGCCGTACGAAGGTGGTATTTTTGAGCTTGACATCAAAATCGGAGAATCTTACCCATTCAAAGCTCCCACT GTAAAATTTATAACCAAGATATGGCATCCATCAGTGAGCCCATTCGACGGGACCATATGCCTTCATGATGTGGACAATGGAGTTTGGCCAGTATCTATGACAATTTACAAAGTGTTAATAGTTATTCAATCCTGGATGTCAAACTTTAATGAAAAGGAACCCATTGACGTGGAGATATTGGAGCAAGCCACAAATAATCGAGAAGTGTTCGAG AAAACAGCCGAGTTTTGGACTAAACGGTTTGCCGGCTCGCGAAGGAAACCGTACAACCAAGAGTGCCAGCAGAAAGTTCAGCTCATGTCGAGGGTCATACGAAATGAAGAACTCTCAATAATCGCACTGAGCTATCACAACTGGACTCTTCCTTATGATGTTCTCGAACAAGAAAACAGTTTATGa
- the sprp-4 gene encoding C2H2-type domain-containing protein (Confirmed by transcript evidence) has product MQPNTVSLECDNIRRSARKKFTFDYVAAASGKNQGEDDLSDEEEEEDDEEDDDFERSLTSAQRISTKVQEEVTEEVKPKRKYVKTNIKEPKPVPERVYVRGPYKKKNKPNSSAVFVQPQVTSPKEQQKRIDIITESDAELSLDAPPLLLQQEAYLMQQSISGTKRSEEHTKDFGIRQSNRQRKPTAKLAETAQEVVPFMVYKNSPSPSPPPMLEVQQPTSSETCSVVKGPALKRKYNKTIDDDMDFGHSRPCSSRSLASTSSDQTETGTRRSNRTVKPSLKKLESSQFQIEMEPLLLEIPTPSGSSSLPTSSLHSYVTKPCHSISRSSVDSVDDTIEAMKRRMTLMMDQNFDERFAKFLIPKKAQCTSPSSEQPSTSSYKLPRNLQQFEKMPVGTFLKNRGVSSIFNTSSTCGAPTIDKMVPAELPSPVVLSEDNNIFEVKDVNAENDQSASSSKLGASNADSVVLAGKIQLSVLLSKYENTKETDNLNVQSLISSGISETADMETEETFETIDNDEQCPVLERETFIIGEKDSAKIILPDEAVPRIVEEMSIKTVLEPEVTMEVTDDVFSMEQEDYVNDIEMTNYDMIKSELNGPDNKPPCQISTSTAEAELPMQAMEDFHLSLKEDVDIKEESPSPKDNVADRHEISIEKTLEESRKESSFGNSENGEDSAVKDEQVKKTKNENSQCSTGTNDKMSTTQKESTPAAPISSAVPPQEVTEEKKGQECVPLRHSSRIQKLNQKPSYFQEKIVSNQPPGSSSIPSSNSSQDNENTEKFASNIDVLYFQMRKVLGRGFPERNYRCLECSFKTSDCDAMQLHTYYHKSSKLEDRNFQCSECTFNVNSASCMTQHLRIHNIDVTDDNVVKAYAKHVRQQKIEEGRARMALLNRLNAAIKRPIKEPVREKNKLPMSSKAKAAHRSKQFSSTVEFRCDKCDFKCASVNNSFEHSDRHGWNKLYRCKLCDYSDDTKEVVGFHETKHHNIDHLTLANVVRNISCNMRNGFIQPSLNGNQTPTSYKIAQRSGGALIKCSFCEYHTHVASEMGLHMQNNHRKETGAKEVISDLYMGIMPKNSTIISVSTTY; this is encoded by the exons atgcaGCCAAACACTGTATCATTGGAATGTGACAACATTCGTCGCTCCGcacgaaaaaaattcacatttgatTATGTTGCAGCAGCCAGTGGCAAGAATCAAGGTGAAGATGATCTGagtgatgaagaagaagaagaggatgatgaagaagacgaTGACTTTGAAAGAAGTCTCACCAGTGCTCAAAGAATTTCGACTAAAGTTCAGGAAGAAGTTACAGAAGAAGTTAAGCCAAAGAGAAAATATGTGAAGACCAACATTAAGGAACCAAAACCAGTTCCGGAAAGAGTATATGTCCGAGGTCCTtacaaaaagaagaacaaaccTAATAGTTCCGCAGTTTTTGTGCAGCCGCAAGTGACATCTccaaaagagcaacaaaaacgTATAGATATTATTACTGAATCTGATGCGGAATTAAGTTTAGATGCGCCACCTCTGCTTTTGCAACAAGAGGCATATTTGATGCAACAATCCATTTCTGGAACGAAACGCTCGGAAGAACACACAAAGGACTTTGGGATTCGGCAGTCAAATCGGCAAAGGAAACCGACAGCAAAACTGGCGGAAACTGCACAAGAAGTTGTCCCATTTATGGTGTATAAAAATTCGCCATCACCTTCGCCTCCGCCAATGCTGGAAGTTCAACAACCAACGTCATCGGAAACCTGTAGTGTAGTTAAGGGGCCGGCTTTGAAAAGGAAATACAACAAAACCATTGACGATGACATGGACTTTGGCCATTCTAGACCGTGCTCATCTAGATCACTGGCTTCTACCTCATCCGATCAGACAGAAACTGGTACACGTCGGTCAAATAGAACAGTCAAACCATCACTAAAGAAGCTTGAGAGTTCCCAGTTCCAAATTGAGATGGAACCACTCTTACTGGAAATTCCAACTCCATCGGGATCGAGTAGTCTCCCGACATCATCGTTGCATAGTTATGTCACGAAGCCTTGCCATAGCATTTCGAGAAGTTCAGTGGATTCAGTTGATGATACGATTGAGGCCATGAAAAGAAGGATGACTTTAATGAtggatcaaaattttgatgaaagaTTTGCAAAGTTTCTCATCCCAAAAAAAGCACAATGTACTTCTCCATCGTCGGAGCAACCGTCAACGTCGTCATACAAGTTACCCAGAAATCTGCAACagtttgaaaaa ATGCCCGTTggaacatttctgaaaaatcgtggAGTCTCATCTATTTTCAATACATCGTCCACATGCGGAGCACCAACGATTGATAAAATGGTTCCGGCAGAATTGCCATCTCCAGTTGTACTATCGGAAGATAACAACATTTTCGAAGTCAAGGATGTGAATGCAGAAAATGATCAGTCGGCTTCATCATCAAAACTTGGAGCATCAAATGCTGATAGCGTTGTTTTGGCAGGAAAAATCCAGCTATCTGTTTTGTTGTCGAAATACGAAAATACAAAAGAAACCGACAATCTAAATGTTCAATCATTGATATCGTCTGGGATTTCTGAAACTGCGGATATGGAAACCGAAGAGACTTTTGAAACTATTGATAATGACGAGCAGTGTCCAGTACTTGAACGAGAGACTTTCATTATTGGGGAAAAAGATTCTGCTAAG atcattCTTCCCGACGAAGCAGTACCACGAATTGTTGAAGAAATGAGCATCAAAACTGTATTAGAGCCAGAAGTAACGATGGAAGTAACTGACGATGTGTTTTCAATGGAACAAGAAGATTATGTTAACGATATCGAAATGACTAACTATGATATGATTAAATCTGAATTAAACGGTCCGGATAACAAGCCGCCATGTCAGATTTCAACTAGCACAGCTGAAGCTGAACTTCCTATGCAGGCAATGGAAGATTTCCATTTGTCGCTCAAAGAGGATGTAGATATAAAAGAAGAATCACCAAGTCCGAAGGACAATGTTGCTGACCGACATGAAATTTCCATTGAGAAAACATTGGAAGAGTCGAGAAAAGAAAGTTCTTTTGGCAACTCGGAAAACGGCGAAGACTCTGCTGTCAAAGACGAGCAGGTTAAAAAAACTAAGAATGAAAATTCGCAGTGCTCAACAGGCACAAACGACAAAATGAGTACAACTCAGAAG gaaTCTACACCAGCTGCTCCAATATCATCAGCAGTCCCACCTCAAGAAGTTACTGAAGAAAAGAAGGGACAAGAATGTGTTCCGCTGCGTCATTCGAGTCGGATTCAGAAGCTAAATCAAAAACCTTCCTATTTCCAGGAAAAGATTGTCTCGAATCAACCACCAGGTTCGTCTTCTATACCGTCAAGTAACAGTTCTCAGGACAatgaaaacactgaaaaattcgcTTCCAATATCGACGTACTCTATTTCCAAATGAGAAAAGTGCTTGGAAGAGGATTTCCTGAAAGAAATTACAGGTGTTTGGAATGCAGCTTTAAAACTTCTGATTGCGATGCCATGCAATTGCACACATATTAccataaaagttcaaaattagaaGACCGAAACTTTCAATGCAGTGAATGCACATTCAATGTAAATTCTGCCAGTTGCATGACTCAACATCTGAGGATCCATAATATTGATGTGACAGATGATAATGTCGTAAAAGCATATGCAAAGCATGTTCGACagcagaaaattgaagaaggaAGAGCGCGAATGGCGCTGCTCAATCGATTGAATGCGGCAATAAAAAGACCGATTAAAGAGCCCGTccgtgaaaaaaataaactccCAATGAGCTCAAAAGCCAAAGCTGCACATCGTAGCAAGCAGTTCAGCTCAACAGTTGAGTTTCGGTGCGACAAATGTGACTTCAAATGCGCTTCAGTGAACAACTCTTTTGAGCACAGTGACAGGCATGGATGGAATAAGTTGTACAGATGCAAATTGTGCGATTATTCTGACGATACAAAAGAAGTGGTGGGATTCCACGAAACCAAACATCACAACATTGATCATTTGACTCTGGCAAACGTTGTTAGGAATATATCTTGCAATATGCGAAACGGATTCATTCAGCCATCTTTG AATGGAAATCAAACGCCAACTTCATACAAAATTGCTCAACGATCCGGAGGGGCTCTGATAAAATGCTCATTTTGCGAATATCACACACATGTTGCAAGCGAAATGGGGCTTCACATGCAAAATAACCACCGAAAGGAGACCGGAGCCAAAGAAGTAATTTCTGATCTCTACATGGGTATTATgccaaaaaattctacaattaTTTCTGTCAGTACTACATATTGA
- the ubc-23 gene encoding UAS domain-containing protein (Partially confirmed by transcript evidence): MSVVNFLTHGEREKLDQFMEIVNIHDEEVAMVSMTNADWNLERAIGTHLALGSEGDIYAGGSPLDPVDNQRGSRDDFGNDEYDNNGIGGTANILNDEVGESSTLYQVAPPLMMPHHSQPIPDALKCYTDNFNTRYQIGSTVMPKFYTDTLRNAVKEAFDQENPILCRPLAFFINNENSSNTRNFVTNVLCNELVTSYLATKYILYPWDVTEPRNLDRFLRILTDSNMSSMHYNLKSFNESESHRFPYIAIVLRKGNWFEVIREVNGTSDLNEVVNALYEGFEELQEEKLRVLSKQVERKTKQAKVEEERKLIDQQNEVYYKNLKIDTDNLNKKRIAAKSEIETTRPETKPKITPMKVISVTPQNLPEEPNVSETNIVTVKFRLPKGIQVIGKIFK; the protein is encoded by the exons atgtCTGTTGTTAATTTTCTCACTCACGGTGAACGGGAAAAATTGGATCAGTTTATg GAAATCGTAAACATTCATGATGAGGAAGTTGCAATGGTATCAATGACAAACGCCGATTGGAATCTGGAACGCGCAATTGGAACTCATTTAGCGTTAGGATCAGAAGGAGATATTTATGCAGGAGGCTCACCATTGGATCCAGTTGACAATCAACGAGGTAGCAGGGATGATTTCGGTAATGACGAGTACGACAACAATGGGATTGGTGGAACAGCCAACATATTGAATGATGAAGTTGGAGAGTCGAGTACGCTCTATCAAGTTGCA CCGCCACTCATGATGCCACACCATTCTCAGCCGATTCCAGATGCATTGAAATGTTATACTGATAATTTTAACACAAGGTATCAAATTGGAAGCACTGTGATGCCAAAATTCTATACGGATACTTTGCGGAATGCTGTGAAAGAAGCATTTGACCAAGAAAACCCGATTCTATGCCGTCCCTTGGCTTTCTTTATCAACAATGAAAATAGTTCAAATACAAGAAATTTTGTAACCAATGTTTTGTGCAACGAGCTTGTCACCAGTTATCTTGCAACTAAGTATATTTTGTACCCCTGGGATGTGACCGAACC AAGAAACTTGGATCGATTTCTGCGAATTTTGACTGATTCAAACATGTCGTCAATGCATTACAATCTCAAGAGTTTCAATGAATCTGAGTCTCATCGTTTTCCATACATCGCAATTGTTTTAAGAAAAGGAAACTGGTTTGAAGTTATACGAGAAGTTAACGGTACCAGTGACTTGAATGAAGTTGTGAATGCTCTGTATGAAGGGTTCGAAGAACTTCAAGAAGAAAAACTGCGTGTTTTGAGTAAACAGGTGGagcgaaaaacaaaacaagcaAAAGTGGAAGAAGAAAGGAAACTTATAGATCAGCAGAACGAGGTTTATTATaagaacttgaaaattgatactGATAATTTGAATAAGAAACGGATAGCAGCGAAATCAGAAATCGAAACAACAAGACCGGAAACTAAACCGAAAATTACCCCAATGAAAGTCATAAGCGTTACACCTCAGAACCTACCAGAAGAACCAAATGTTTCCGAAACAAATATTGTCACAGTGAAGTTCCGGTTGCCAAAAGGGATCCAGGtgattggcaaaatttttaaataa
- the C06E2.5 gene encoding uncharacterized protein (Confirmed by transcript evidence), with the protein MNPFDELMGVPINSLLRLALEKRAKAVEDRCQDLRFRTTNTKFAITLQSYIRRRNEFIRRMRVHEMREQAEAGPSEIVQQPSNAVGATEEPAAKRARTDTPEPNKENTTEVPRRTFKIPNILKRSHMSRNRQSTATV; encoded by the exons atgaaccCGTTTGATGAACTTATGGGAGTTCCAATCAACTCTTTGCTTCGTCTTGCTCTTGAAAAGCGAGCAAAAGCTGTTGAAGACCGATGCCAAGATCTGCGCTTCCGGACCACTAACACCAAGTTTGCCATCACACTCCAAAGCTATATCAGAAGAAGAAACGAGTTTATCCGGAGGATGAGAGTTCATGAGATGAGAGAACAGGCAGAAGCTGGGCCAAGCGAG attGTGCAGCAGCCTAGCAATGCAGTCGGAGCCACAGAGGAGCCAGCCGCAAAACGGGCCAGAACGGACACACCGGAACCAAATAAAGAGAATACAACTGAAG ttcctcGCAGAACATTCAAAATCCCGAACATCTTGAAGCGATCCCATATGAGCAGAAATCGTCAATCGACTGCAACAGTATAA